In Streptomyces showdoensis, the following proteins share a genomic window:
- a CDS encoding tetratricopeptide repeat protein codes for MSTEDRDTLLAEAVALRERGSREEARERLVALAARHPADPEVAYQAAWAHDVLGLEAEAVPYYERALAAEGLAAEDRRGALLGLGSTYRTLGRYEEAVATLRRGTEEFPEDGALRTFLAMALYNTGRHHDSARLLLRLLAETSDDPFVRQYRKAIAYYAEDLDRVE; via the coding sequence ATGAGCACCGAGGACAGAGACACCCTGCTGGCCGAGGCGGTCGCCCTGCGCGAGCGCGGCAGCCGCGAGGAGGCCCGCGAGCGACTCGTCGCCCTGGCGGCCCGCCACCCGGCCGACCCCGAGGTCGCCTACCAGGCCGCCTGGGCCCACGACGTGCTCGGCCTGGAGGCCGAGGCGGTGCCGTACTACGAGAGGGCCCTGGCGGCGGAGGGCCTGGCCGCCGAGGACCGCAGGGGCGCACTCCTGGGCCTCGGCAGCACCTACCGCACCCTGGGCCGCTACGAGGAGGCCGTCGCCACCCTGCGGCGCGGCACCGAGGAGTTCCCGGAGGACGGCGCCCTCCGCACCTTCCTCGCCATGGCCCTCTACAACACGGGCCGGCACCACGACTCCGCCCGGCTCCTGCTCCGCCTCCTCGCGGAGACGAGCGACGACCCGTTCGTCCGGCAGTACCGGAAGGCCATCGCGTACTACGCGGAGGACCTCGACCGGGTGGAGTGA
- a CDS encoding LysR substrate-binding domain-containing protein, producing MVVDVPLVAAVAPGEPLLDHTDGAGVPLAALRDRPLICLPHGTGVCAALERGCAQAGFRPRVTFEAAAPGTLARLASRGLGVAVLAGEDDGPAAGGELRSVRIVEPGMRARIALAWQAAGPSGPAARVLLDRLRTALPAASET from the coding sequence GTGGTCGTCGATGTCCCGCTGGTCGCCGCCGTCGCGCCGGGCGAACCGCTCCTCGACCACACCGACGGCGCCGGGGTGCCGCTCGCCGCGCTGCGCGACCGGCCGCTGATCTGCCTGCCGCACGGTACGGGGGTGTGCGCGGCGCTCGAACGCGGCTGCGCGCAGGCGGGGTTCAGGCCGCGGGTGACGTTCGAGGCGGCCGCCCCGGGGACGCTCGCCCGGCTGGCCTCCCGGGGCCTCGGCGTCGCGGTCCTCGCGGGGGAGGACGACGGGCCCGCCGCCGGCGGGGAGCTCCGCAGCGTGCGGATCGTCGAACCCGGGATGCGCGCCCGCATCGCCCTCGCCTGGCAGGCCGCCGGCCCCTCGGGCCCGGCGGCCCGGGTCCTCCTCGACCGGCTGCGCACGGCCCTCCCGGCGGCGTCGGAGACGTAG
- a CDS encoding LysR family transcriptional regulator produces the protein MCCALESPVMELRQLRYFVSVVDEGGFTRAAARLHLAQPGLSARIRQLEKELGRPRHRAPRDGGGGTAAGSGPTTWSSMSRWSPPSRRANRSSTTPTAPGCRSPRCATGR, from the coding sequence ATGTGCTGCGCTCTGGAATCACCGGTTATGGAGCTCCGGCAACTGCGCTACTTCGTCTCCGTCGTCGACGAGGGCGGCTTCACCCGCGCCGCGGCCCGGCTGCATCTGGCCCAGCCCGGTCTCAGCGCCCGGATCCGCCAGTTGGAGAAGGAGCTGGGGCGGCCTCGACATCGCGCTCCTCGGGACGGCGGCGGAGGAACCGCCGCCGGGAGCGGCCCCACCACGTGGTCGTCGATGTCCCGCTGGTCGCCGCCGTCGCGCCGGGCGAACCGCTCCTCGACCACACCGACGGCGCCGGGGTGCCGCTCGCCGCGCTGCGCGACCGGCCGCTGA
- a CDS encoding cupin: protein MQQPAPFDLGALADDHLALARTSPHGRSAHLVVHDGVLRQSVIALTAGTSLDEHNAPPAASLQVLRGRVELTASGRAQEVAAGGLQMIPKERHGLTALEDSVVLLTAVND from the coding sequence ATGCAGCAGCCCGCCCCCTTCGACCTGGGCGCTCTCGCCGACGACCACCTGGCCCTGGCCCGCACCTCGCCCCACGGCCGCAGCGCCCATCTGGTGGTGCACGACGGCGTGCTCCGGCAGAGCGTGATCGCGCTGACCGCCGGCACCTCCCTCGACGAGCACAACGCGCCCCCGGCGGCGAGCCTCCAGGTCCTGCGCGGCCGGGTGGAACTGACCGCCTCGGGCCGCGCGCAGGAGGTGGCGGCGGGCGGGCTCCAGATGATCCCGAAGGAACGGCACGGGCTCACCGCCCTGGAGGACTCGGTGGTGCTCCTGACGGCGGTGAACGACTAG
- a CDS encoding MFS transporter, translating into MTLLPSRPRVASAPAPAPAPAPVNVLVLALAGAVTVANIYFPQPLLAAVADGLGVSDRTAGLVATAAQAGYALGLLLLVPLADTARLRRLTGTLLALTAGALLVAAAAPNVLTLLLATLALSTTTVLPQILTPVAAVLAGAERRGRVVGLIGLGLTLGSTLSRTVSGAVSDASGSWRAAYLVAAAATAALLCVLPRALPERLGAPDRRRVPYGRMLAGLPGLLGLHRALRRSALVGACVFAAYSVFWAALVFHLAAPPLGYGPGAAGLFGLLTVPAALASAYAGPLTDRLGAGRVGRRALGCVGLGLAVAGLAPRSPVALVAAAGLVVLGTSACQVANQARVLGLGREVAARANTVFMLATFGGGALGSLTAAWLYGAYGWRATVLAAGVFTTAGARAAARRRRAARV; encoded by the coding sequence GTGACCCTCCTCCCCTCCCGCCCACGCGTCGCGTCTGCTCCCGCTCCCGCGCCCGCGCCCGCTCCCGTCAACGTGCTGGTGCTCGCCCTCGCCGGGGCGGTGACCGTCGCCAACATCTACTTCCCGCAACCGCTGCTCGCCGCCGTGGCCGACGGCCTCGGCGTCTCCGACCGGACCGCCGGACTGGTCGCCACCGCGGCGCAGGCCGGCTACGCGCTGGGCCTCCTGCTCCTCGTGCCGCTCGCGGACACCGCCCGGCTGCGCCGCCTGACGGGAACGCTGCTCGCCCTGACCGCCGGCGCGCTCCTCGTGGCCGCCGCGGCCCCGAACGTCCTCACGCTCCTCCTCGCGACCCTCGCCCTGTCGACGACCACCGTGCTGCCGCAGATCCTCACCCCGGTGGCGGCCGTCCTCGCGGGCGCCGAGCGGCGCGGCCGGGTGGTCGGCCTGATCGGCCTGGGCCTCACCCTCGGCTCCACCCTGTCCCGGACCGTCTCCGGCGCCGTGTCCGACGCGAGCGGCAGCTGGCGCGCGGCCTACCTGGTGGCCGCCGCGGCGACGGCCGCCCTGCTCTGCGTGCTGCCGCGGGCGCTGCCGGAGCGACTGGGCGCGCCGGACCGGCGCCGGGTGCCGTACGGGCGGATGCTGGCCGGACTGCCCGGGCTCCTGGGCCTCCACCGGGCGCTCCGCCGGTCGGCGCTCGTCGGGGCGTGCGTCTTCGCCGCGTACAGCGTCTTCTGGGCGGCGCTCGTCTTCCACCTGGCGGCCCCGCCCCTCGGGTACGGGCCGGGGGCGGCCGGACTGTTCGGGCTGCTCACCGTGCCGGCCGCGCTGGCCTCGGCGTACGCGGGGCCGCTCACCGACCGGCTCGGCGCGGGCCGGGTCGGCCGCCGGGCCCTCGGGTGCGTGGGCCTCGGGCTCGCGGTCGCGGGCCTGGCGCCGCGCTCGCCGGTGGCCCTGGTGGCGGCCGCCGGCCTCGTCGTCCTGGGCACGAGCGCCTGCCAGGTCGCGAACCAGGCCCGGGTCCTCGGGCTCGGCCGCGAGGTGGCCGCGCGGGCGAACACGGTCTTCATGCTGGCCACGTTCGGCGGCGGCGCCCTGGGCTCGCTCACGGCGGCGTGGCTGTACGGGGCGTACGGCTGGCGGGCCACGGTCCTCGCCGCAGGCGTCTTCACCACCGCGGGCGCCCGGGCCGCCGCCCGGCGCCGCCGCGCCGCCCGGGTCTGA
- a CDS encoding LysR family transcriptional regulator, translated as MLERHELEAFLTLGDELHFGRTAELLGVSTGRISQTIRKLERRVGTPLFARTSRSVRLTPVGRRLHEELRPAHRQILAALERATTAGRGMLGTLRVGFASPWGGALLTAAADAFLADHPGCAITLREVPLDVGTRPVEDGELDLQYATFPAAAPGLTAGPVLIREDRVLLVAAAHPLAGRASVGLDDLAGETLVTSGAGHPRAWREAHYPTRTPSGAAVRHGPSAATWEEVLSLVGAGRGVSPGAARGARYHPRPGIVYVPFHDAPPLEYGLVWATAAESALIRAFTETAARVPAEDGGTPGLR; from the coding sequence GTGCTCGAACGGCATGAACTGGAGGCGTTCCTGACCCTCGGCGACGAGCTGCACTTCGGCCGCACCGCCGAGCTCCTCGGCGTCTCCACCGGCCGGATCAGCCAGACGATCAGGAAGCTGGAGCGCCGCGTCGGCACCCCGCTCTTCGCGCGGACCAGCCGCAGCGTCCGGCTCACCCCCGTCGGCCGCCGCCTCCACGAGGAACTCCGCCCGGCCCACCGGCAGATCCTCGCCGCCCTCGAACGCGCCACCACCGCCGGACGCGGGATGCTCGGCACCCTGCGGGTCGGCTTCGCCTCCCCCTGGGGCGGCGCCCTGCTCACCGCCGCGGCGGACGCCTTCCTCGCCGACCACCCCGGCTGCGCGATCACCCTCCGGGAAGTCCCGCTCGACGTCGGCACCCGCCCGGTCGAGGACGGCGAGCTCGACCTCCAGTACGCCACCTTCCCGGCCGCCGCCCCCGGCCTCACCGCCGGACCGGTCCTGATCCGCGAGGACCGGGTGCTGCTCGTCGCGGCCGCCCACCCGCTGGCCGGGCGCGCCTCCGTCGGGCTCGACGACCTCGCGGGGGAGACCCTGGTGACCTCCGGCGCCGGCCACCCCCGCGCCTGGCGCGAGGCGCACTACCCGACGCGCACCCCCTCCGGCGCGGCCGTCCGCCACGGCCCCTCCGCCGCCACCTGGGAAGAGGTGCTCTCCCTGGTCGGCGCCGGCCGCGGCGTCTCCCCGGGCGCGGCCCGCGGCGCCCGCTACCACCCGCGCCCCGGCATCGTCTACGTGCCCTTCCACGACGCCCCGCCCCTGGAGTACGGCCTCGTCTGGGCGACGGCCGCGGAGTCCGCCCTGATCAGGGCGTTCACCGAGACGGCGGCGCGTGTCCCTGCCGAGGACGGGGGGACACCGGGGCTACGGTGA
- a CDS encoding DMT family transporter translates to MQRAEDRLTLAAFAATAFLAGGNAVGIRFSNRELDPLWGASLRFGTASLVLLAVMAVMRLRFPRGKALAGAALFGLLDFGVPFALAYYALVHVHAGLAQTVLALTPLVTLLLAVAQRLERFRVTAAVGTVLAAAGVAVIFRVPLSGSVPLFSFLAILGSTFCFAQAAVLVRRLPEVHPVTMNAVGMTTASVLLLAGSAAAGDVWRLPHRPATWWALAYLVVVGSVLLFVLYLFVLHRWDASRAAYVFVIVPVITIVLSAWLDDEPLTSSLLLGTPLILAGVYVGALWRRPRDRDAS, encoded by the coding sequence GTGCAGCGCGCCGAGGACCGGCTGACGCTCGCCGCGTTCGCGGCCACCGCGTTCCTCGCCGGCGGCAACGCGGTCGGGATCCGCTTCAGCAACCGAGAGCTCGACCCCCTGTGGGGTGCCTCCCTCCGCTTCGGCACGGCCTCGTTGGTCCTGCTCGCCGTCATGGCCGTGATGCGGCTGCGGTTCCCGCGCGGGAAGGCGCTCGCCGGAGCGGCCCTGTTCGGCCTCCTCGACTTCGGCGTGCCCTTCGCCCTCGCCTACTACGCCCTCGTCCACGTCCACGCCGGACTCGCCCAGACCGTCCTCGCGCTCACGCCCCTCGTCACCCTGCTCCTCGCCGTCGCCCAGCGTCTCGAACGCTTCCGGGTGACCGCGGCCGTCGGGACCGTCCTCGCCGCCGCCGGAGTGGCCGTCATCTTCCGGGTGCCGCTCAGCGGCTCGGTGCCGCTGTTCTCCTTCCTCGCGATCCTCGGCAGCACGTTCTGCTTCGCACAGGCGGCGGTCCTGGTGCGGCGGCTGCCCGAGGTGCACCCCGTCACCATGAACGCCGTCGGCATGACCACCGCCTCCGTGCTCCTCCTCGCGGGCTCGGCCGCCGCCGGCGACGTCTGGCGCCTCCCGCACCGCCCCGCCACCTGGTGGGCGCTCGCCTACCTGGTCGTGGTCGGCTCCGTCCTCCTCTTCGTGCTCTACCTGTTCGTGCTGCACCGCTGGGACGCGTCCCGCGCCGCGTACGTCTTCGTCATCGTCCCCGTCATCACGATCGTGCTCTCCGCCTGGCTCGACGACGAACCCCTGACCTCCTCCCTGCTCCTGGGCACGCCGCTGATCCTCGCCGGCGTGTACGTGGGCGCGCTGTGGCGCCGGCCCCGGGACCGGGACGCCTCCTAG
- a CDS encoding oxygenase MpaB family protein, which yields MSLTEASMDALRRTGDELADATVATLFERGEVGKFNTLMRYVSVAGAPLPDGLPEVAREYLHVTSAAPSWVDWEEMEKARLFFIDNDVHITTALSFASMPACYLVPHVAKLLATTHGLAYPSKRMAETGQFTVHLMRPDAFEAGGRFVPAAQKVRLLHASIRHHLTREDRWDTAALGVPICQEDMIGGQMFFSMLVLDSLHRLGVHMSTEGAEAYYYAWKVVGAMLGVDQDSVPQDLAEAREFLDRYMIRYMGPSAEGAVLTRQLIDLYEEVVPGTFFDPIVSALIRFLVGETSADWLEVPRTAWDTVVKAVPHLLGVLETIEDHSPLGAWALDRIGHLTTVFELSSLTRGRVMHYAIPEHLKADFGVASTVPRTRRWTPPAPVLGS from the coding sequence ATGTCCCTCACCGAGGCGTCGATGGACGCCCTGCGCCGGACCGGCGACGAACTCGCCGACGCCACGGTCGCCACGCTCTTCGAACGCGGCGAGGTCGGAAAGTTCAACACCCTGATGCGGTACGTGTCCGTCGCCGGCGCCCCCCTGCCCGACGGGCTGCCCGAAGTGGCGCGCGAGTACCTCCACGTCACGAGCGCGGCTCCGTCCTGGGTGGACTGGGAGGAGATGGAGAAGGCCCGGCTGTTCTTCATCGACAACGACGTGCACATCACGACCGCGCTGTCCTTCGCCTCCATGCCCGCCTGCTACCTCGTCCCCCACGTGGCGAAGCTGCTGGCGACCACCCACGGGCTCGCGTACCCGTCCAAGCGGATGGCCGAGACCGGCCAGTTCACCGTCCACCTGATGCGGCCCGACGCCTTCGAGGCCGGCGGCCGGTTCGTCCCCGCCGCCCAGAAGGTGCGCCTCCTGCACGCCTCGATCCGGCACCACCTCACCCGCGAGGACCGCTGGGACACCGCCGCTCTGGGGGTGCCGATCTGTCAGGAGGACATGATCGGCGGGCAGATGTTCTTCTCGATGCTCGTCCTCGACAGCCTGCACCGGCTCGGTGTCCACATGTCCACGGAGGGCGCGGAGGCCTACTACTACGCGTGGAAGGTCGTCGGCGCCATGCTCGGGGTCGACCAGGACAGCGTCCCGCAGGACCTCGCCGAGGCCAGGGAGTTCCTCGACCGCTACATGATCCGGTACATGGGTCCCTCCGCGGAGGGCGCGGTGCTGACCCGGCAGCTGATCGACCTGTACGAGGAGGTCGTGCCCGGCACCTTCTTCGACCCGATCGTCTCGGCCCTGATCCGCTTCCTCGTCGGCGAGACCTCCGCCGACTGGCTGGAGGTGCCGCGCACCGCGTGGGACACGGTGGTCAAGGCCGTGCCGCACCTCCTGGGCGTCCTGGAGACCATCGAGGACCACTCCCCGCTGGGCGCCTGGGCCCTCGACCGGATCGGCCACCTGACCACGGTCTTCGAGCTCTCCTCCCTGACCCGGGGGCGCGTGATGCACTACGCCATCCCCGAGCACCTCAAGGCCGACTTCGGGGTCGCGTCCACGGTCCCCCGCACCCGGCGCTGGACCCCGCCCGCGCCCGTGCTGGGCTCCTAG
- a CDS encoding polyprenyl synthetase family protein: MTEAWDPAAFKARVDTALHRFVAQEADLLAAVDPALAPVAVELETAVAAGKRLRAAFCYWGWRGAGQPDSEALLRAAAALELVHAAAVVHDDLVDDSPLRHGRPTAHLALRAALPHHPRAAGAARSLAMLVGDLLMSLAGQLFVTSGLPAAYLGRARPLWALLARDLVAGECLEILHTGAVPDTEASLKVIRYKTAKYTVEQPLLIGGALAGAGRLLGEGYAAYGLPLGEAFQLRDDLLGLFGDPERTGKSDGDDLRGHRPTALLAETWRLAGPGDRDRLRALLGRGGPDGDPRTERGALDEVRALMLRLKAPHRVEDMIAARVEEALGALGSLDVAPASAAALTALAHSAAIRPS, translated from the coding sequence ATGACTGAGGCCTGGGACCCGGCCGCGTTCAAGGCCCGCGTCGACACCGCGCTGCACCGCTTCGTCGCCCAGGAGGCCGATCTGCTGGCGGCGGTCGACCCGGCCCTGGCGCCGGTCGCCGTCGAGCTGGAGACGGCGGTCGCGGCGGGCAAGCGGCTGCGGGCGGCGTTCTGCTACTGGGGCTGGCGCGGGGCGGGGCAGCCGGACAGCGAGGCCCTGCTGCGGGCGGCGGCCGCGCTCGAACTGGTCCACGCGGCGGCCGTCGTGCACGACGACCTCGTCGACGACAGCCCGCTCCGCCACGGCCGGCCCACCGCGCACCTCGCGCTGCGCGCCGCCCTGCCGCACCATCCGCGGGCCGCCGGCGCCGCCCGTTCGCTGGCGATGCTCGTGGGCGACCTGCTGATGTCGCTGGCCGGCCAGCTGTTCGTGACCAGCGGCCTGCCCGCCGCCTATCTCGGCCGGGCCCGTCCGCTGTGGGCACTGCTGGCCCGCGACCTGGTCGCGGGCGAGTGCCTGGAGATCCTGCACACCGGCGCCGTCCCGGACACGGAGGCGTCGCTGAAGGTGATCCGCTACAAGACCGCGAAGTACACCGTGGAGCAGCCCTTGCTGATCGGCGGTGCCCTCGCGGGCGCCGGGCGGCTCCTGGGCGAGGGGTACGCGGCGTACGGGCTGCCGCTGGGCGAGGCGTTCCAGCTCCGGGACGACCTGCTCGGGCTCTTCGGCGACCCGGAGCGCACCGGCAAGTCCGACGGGGACGACCTGCGCGGCCACCGGCCCACGGCCCTGCTCGCCGAGACCTGGCGGCTCGCCGGGCCGGGTGACCGCGACCGGCTGCGCGCCCTCCTGGGGCGGGGCGGTCCGGACGGCGACCCTCGGACGGAGCGCGGCGCGCTGGACGAGGTCCGCGCGCTGATGCTCCGGCTGAAGGCGCCCCACCGGGTCGAGGACATGATCGCCGCGCGGGTCGAGGAGGCGCTGGGCGCGCTCGGCTCCCTGGACGTGGCCCCGGCGAGCGCCGCCGCCCTGACCGCGCTCGCGCACTCGGCCGCGATCCGGCCCTCCTGA
- a CDS encoding M20 metallopeptidase family protein produces MSTEPDHEIHEIHEELDRSAEKAAPQVIAWRRHLHRHPELSNREVETARFVADHLRALGLDEVRTGIAGHGVVGVLRGGLPGPRTVALRADIDALPVRDLCGADFASEVVDAAYPGGPFPVSHACGHDCHTAMLMGAATVLAGARERLPGTVLFVFQPAEEGPPVTEEGGARAMVEAGAFAGPVPTMVFGMHVTPYPKGYVGYRVGNQYAASTLVRIVVTGKQVHGSTPWQGVDPMPAAGGIMTGIGQIYRQVSAFDPVTVTIGHVEDVGRFNIIGETVTLWGTVRCAVASDMAEVQRRLTTLAEHTAAAYNATAAVDYLQPVPPVHNSAEWVAAGLPTLRRVAGEERVVETGGTLGYDDVSEFIDRFGGLYVTLGVQDATLDAAGRPVPVPGGRGLVTNHNPHFYADDDTLVTGVRLHAQVAYAHLTGALTTSP; encoded by the coding sequence GTGAGCACGGAACCCGACCACGAGATCCACGAGATCCACGAGGAACTGGACCGGAGCGCGGAGAAGGCGGCGCCCCAGGTGATCGCCTGGCGCCGCCATCTGCACCGTCATCCCGAGCTGTCCAACCGCGAGGTGGAGACCGCGCGGTTCGTCGCCGACCACCTGCGCGCGCTGGGGCTCGACGAGGTCCGCACGGGCATCGCCGGGCACGGCGTCGTCGGGGTGCTGCGGGGCGGCCTCCCGGGGCCGCGCACGGTGGCGCTGCGGGCCGACATCGACGCCCTTCCCGTGCGGGACCTGTGCGGTGCCGACTTCGCCTCCGAGGTGGTCGACGCGGCGTACCCGGGCGGCCCGTTCCCCGTCTCGCACGCCTGCGGGCACGACTGCCACACCGCGATGCTGATGGGCGCCGCGACCGTCCTCGCCGGGGCGCGCGAACGCCTCCCCGGAACCGTGCTGTTCGTCTTCCAGCCCGCCGAGGAGGGACCGCCGGTCACCGAGGAGGGCGGGGCGCGGGCCATGGTGGAGGCGGGCGCGTTCGCCGGGCCGGTGCCGACGATGGTCTTCGGGATGCACGTCACCCCGTACCCCAAGGGGTACGTGGGCTACCGCGTCGGCAACCAGTACGCGGCGTCCACGCTGGTCAGGATCGTCGTCACCGGCAAGCAGGTGCACGGCTCGACCCCGTGGCAGGGCGTCGACCCGATGCCGGCGGCCGGCGGCATCATGACCGGGATCGGACAGATCTACCGCCAGGTCTCCGCCTTCGACCCGGTCACCGTCACCATCGGGCACGTCGAGGACGTCGGCCGCTTCAACATCATCGGCGAGACCGTCACCCTGTGGGGCACCGTCCGCTGCGCGGTCGCGTCGGACATGGCGGAGGTGCAGCGGCGCCTGACGACGCTCGCCGAGCACACGGCGGCCGCGTACAACGCCACGGCCGCCGTGGACTACCTCCAGCCGGTGCCGCCGGTCCACAACAGCGCCGAGTGGGTGGCCGCGGGGCTGCCGACCCTGCGCCGGGTGGCCGGCGAGGAGCGGGTGGTGGAGACCGGCGGCACGCTGGGCTACGACGACGTGTCGGAGTTCATCGACCGCTTCGGCGGCCTCTACGTGACGCTCGGCGTCCAGGACGCCACCCTGGACGCCGCCGGGCGTCCGGTCCCGGTGCCCGGCGGGCGCGGGCTCGTCACCAACCACAACCCGCACTTCTACGCGGACGACGACACCCTGGTGACCGGGGTCCGGCTGCACGCGCAGGTGGCGTACGCGCACCTCACGGGGGCGCTGACCACCTCCCCGTAG
- a CDS encoding acyl-CoA dehydrogenase family protein — translation MPATHEVTNQVPPLTGYDVSADPALLESLRREGAEWAETDVRELGVMAGGQQAQEWGRLAERNSPVLHTHDRYGHRVDEVEFHPYWHELMNVAVQHGLHGAPWADGRPGAHVARAAKVFVWGQADPGHLCPISMTYAAVPALRAAPELAAVYEPLLTSSAYDFGLRVPTEKRGIIAGMSMTEKQGGSDVRANTTRAVPTGEPGTYALTGHKWFTSAPMSDVFLTLAQAPGGLSCFLVPRVLPDGSRNAIRFQRLKDKLGNRSNASSEIEYEGALGHLVGEEGRGVATIIRMVNMTRLDCAVSSASGMRQGLVQAVHHATHRSAFGARLVDQPLMTNVLADLAVEAEAATVAAMRLAGAVDRAAAGHAEEEQLRRLGLAVTKYWVCKRAPAHAAEALECLGGNGYVEDSGLPRLYRESPLPSIWEGSGNVAALDVLRAMARQPQAVDAFFAEVDRAAGADRRLDAATARLRKDLAELGDPDALQYRARRIVEHLALVLQGSLLVRHGHPAVADAFCASRLDGEWGIAFGTLPPGLDTAAIIERGAPGFPAA, via the coding sequence ATGCCCGCCACGCATGAGGTCACCAACCAAGTCCCGCCGCTGACCGGTTACGACGTCTCCGCCGACCCGGCGCTCCTGGAGTCCCTGCGCCGCGAGGGCGCGGAGTGGGCGGAGACCGACGTCCGGGAGCTGGGCGTGATGGCAGGCGGTCAGCAGGCCCAGGAGTGGGGGCGGCTCGCCGAGCGGAACTCCCCCGTGCTGCACACCCACGACCGGTACGGGCACCGCGTCGACGAGGTCGAGTTCCACCCGTACTGGCACGAACTGATGAACGTGGCCGTGCAGCACGGTCTGCACGGCGCGCCCTGGGCCGACGGCCGGCCGGGCGCGCACGTGGCCCGTGCCGCGAAGGTCTTCGTGTGGGGGCAGGCCGACCCGGGCCACCTGTGTCCGATCTCGATGACGTACGCGGCGGTGCCCGCGCTGCGCGCCGCGCCGGAGCTCGCCGCGGTCTACGAGCCGCTGCTCACCTCCTCGGCCTACGACTTCGGGCTGCGGGTCCCGACGGAGAAGCGCGGGATCATCGCGGGGATGTCCATGACCGAGAAGCAGGGCGGCTCGGACGTCCGCGCCAACACCACCCGGGCGGTTCCCACGGGCGAGCCCGGGACGTACGCGCTGACCGGGCACAAGTGGTTCACGTCCGCGCCGATGTCGGACGTCTTCCTCACCCTCGCGCAGGCGCCCGGCGGACTGTCCTGCTTCCTGGTGCCGCGGGTGCTGCCCGACGGCTCGCGCAACGCGATCCGCTTCCAGCGGCTCAAGGACAAGCTCGGCAACCGCTCCAACGCCTCCAGCGAGATCGAGTACGAGGGTGCCCTCGGACACCTCGTCGGCGAGGAGGGCCGCGGGGTCGCCACCATCATCCGGATGGTGAACATGACCCGGCTCGACTGCGCCGTCAGCTCGGCCTCCGGGATGCGCCAGGGGCTCGTCCAGGCCGTGCACCACGCGACGCACCGCAGCGCCTTCGGGGCCCGGCTGGTCGACCAGCCGCTCATGACCAACGTGCTCGCGGACCTGGCGGTCGAGGCCGAGGCAGCGACGGTCGCCGCGATGCGCCTCGCGGGAGCGGTGGACCGGGCGGCGGCCGGGCACGCCGAGGAGGAGCAGCTGCGCCGCCTCGGGCTCGCCGTCACCAAGTACTGGGTCTGCAAGCGCGCCCCCGCCCACGCGGCCGAGGCCCTGGAGTGCCTGGGCGGCAACGGCTACGTCGAGGACTCGGGGCTCCCGCGCCTGTACCGCGAGTCGCCGCTCCCCTCCATCTGGGAGGGCTCGGGCAACGTGGCCGCGCTCGACGTGCTGCGCGCGATGGCCCGTCAGCCGCAGGCCGTGGACGCCTTCTTCGCGGAGGTCGACCGGGCGGCCGGTGCCGACCGGCGCCTCGACGCGGCGACGGCCCGCCTCCGCAAGGACCTCGCGGAGCTCGGCGACCCCGACGCGCTCCAGTACCGCGCCCGCCGGATCGTCGAGCACCTCGCCCTCGTCCTCCAGGGCTCGCTCCTGGTCCGGCACGGGCACCCCGCCGTCGCCGACGCCTTCTGCGCCTCCCGCCTGGACGGGGAATGGGGCATCGCCTTCGGCACCCTCCCGCCGGGCCTGGACACGGCGGCGATCATCGAGCGGGGCGCGCCGGGCTTCCCGGCGGCCTGA
- a CDS encoding TetR/AcrR family transcriptional regulator gives MPYRRTPAVQARFDAQRTTVVEAGLGLLAEHGYAGCTMAAVAARAGIATGSVYRHFPSKAALSVELFRTVVGREVAAVSEAAALDTHRTSADRVVAVIETFATRALKAPRLAYALLAEPVDPAVDAERLVFRRAFRDVFAALVVTGVESGELPPQDARVTASALVGAGAEALIGPLTGPSADPTAGETVGPGTVPALVTFTLRALGVADARHA, from the coding sequence ATGCCCTACCGACGCACACCGGCGGTCCAGGCCCGCTTCGACGCACAGCGCACCACCGTGGTCGAGGCGGGCCTCGGGCTGCTCGCCGAGCACGGCTACGCCGGCTGCACCATGGCCGCCGTCGCCGCGCGGGCGGGCATCGCCACCGGCAGCGTGTACCGCCACTTCCCCAGCAAGGCCGCGCTCTCCGTCGAGCTGTTCCGCACGGTCGTCGGACGCGAGGTCGCCGCCGTCTCCGAGGCCGCGGCCCTGGACACGCACCGGACCTCCGCCGACCGCGTGGTGGCCGTCATAGAGACCTTCGCGACCCGGGCCCTCAAGGCGCCCCGCCTCGCCTACGCGCTGCTCGCCGAGCCGGTCGACCCGGCCGTCGACGCCGAGCGCCTCGTCTTCCGGCGCGCGTTCCGCGACGTCTTCGCCGCGCTGGTCGTCACCGGCGTCGAGAGCGGCGAACTCCCGCCCCAGGACGCCCGGGTGACCGCCTCCGCCCTGGTGGGCGCGGGCGCCGAGGCGCTCATCGGCCCGCTGACCGGACCGTCCGCCGACCCGACGGCCGGGGAGACCGTCGGGCCCGGCACCGTACCCGCCCTGGTCACCTTCACCCTCCGAGCCCTGGGAGTTGCCGATGCCCGCCACGCATGA